The Amycolatopsis sp. DG1A-15b genome window below encodes:
- a CDS encoding PP2C family protein-serine/threonine phosphatase: MDRSLAVERLLRDVPPHDLPGALRSGLGEHFGAEAVELLMADYALTELCQVSEQPYTAEPIPVDGTTQGAAFLAQAATFSRDGDRVTGYLPVSVRGDRLGVLAVTLPREPEPPVWAELQRLAEAVARELFVADRDTDLYIQARRSSRLTLAAEMQWQLLPGRACTRAEFALGGQLEPAYAIYGDCFDWSASARKLAVTLINGMGEGSEAALLTNLAVNALRNARRAGIPLDAQAELADQALYAHYRGAEHVAALLLEFDLGTGAVTVVDAGSPRLWRLRDGKAERILFDEQLPLGTFDGTIYTLEGFQAADGDRFVFVSDGVYNALGPHGERYGDRELAEAVTATAELPAAHVPGAVLRELSTRRHGSQAEDDAMVVCLDWFGSTPLSGTGTGPAVTVRRTDADR; the protein is encoded by the coding sequence TTGGACAGATCCCTGGCGGTGGAACGACTCCTGCGTGACGTACCGCCGCACGACCTGCCCGGGGCGTTGCGCTCGGGGCTCGGCGAGCACTTCGGCGCCGAGGCGGTCGAGCTGCTGATGGCCGACTACGCACTCACGGAACTCTGCCAGGTGAGCGAACAGCCCTACACGGCGGAGCCGATCCCGGTCGACGGCACGACCCAGGGGGCCGCGTTCCTCGCGCAGGCGGCGACGTTTTCCCGCGACGGCGACCGCGTCACCGGCTACCTGCCGGTCAGCGTCCGCGGCGACCGGCTCGGCGTCCTGGCCGTCACCCTGCCCCGCGAACCCGAACCGCCGGTGTGGGCCGAGCTCCAGCGGTTAGCCGAAGCGGTGGCCCGCGAGCTGTTCGTCGCCGACCGGGACACCGACCTCTACATCCAGGCGCGGCGGTCTTCGCGGCTGACGCTGGCCGCGGAAATGCAGTGGCAGCTGCTGCCCGGGCGGGCCTGCACCCGCGCCGAATTCGCGCTCGGCGGTCAGCTGGAGCCCGCCTACGCCATCTACGGGGACTGCTTCGACTGGTCGGCGTCCGCCCGGAAGCTCGCGGTCACGCTGATCAACGGCATGGGGGAGGGCAGCGAAGCGGCGCTGCTGACCAATCTCGCGGTGAACGCGCTGCGCAACGCCCGGCGCGCCGGGATCCCACTCGACGCGCAGGCCGAACTCGCCGACCAGGCGCTCTACGCGCACTACCGCGGCGCCGAGCACGTGGCCGCGCTGCTGCTGGAGTTCGACCTCGGCACCGGTGCGGTCACCGTGGTCGACGCCGGCTCGCCGCGGCTCTGGCGGCTGCGCGACGGGAAGGCCGAGCGGATCCTGTTCGACGAACAGCTCCCGCTCGGCACGTTCGACGGCACGATCTACACGCTCGAGGGCTTCCAGGCGGCCGACGGCGACCGGTTCGTCTTCGTCAGCGACGGCGTCTACAACGCGCTCGGCCCGCACGGCGAGCGCTACGGGGATCGCGAGCTCGCCGAGGCGGTGACGGCGACCGCGGAGCTGCCGGCGGCACACGTGCCGGGCGCGGTGCTGCGGGAGCTCTCCACCCGCCGCCACGGCAGCCAGGCCGAAGACGACGCGATGGTGGTGTGCCTCGACTGGTTCGGCTCGACGCCGTTGTCCGGCACCGGGACCGGCCCGGCGGTGACCGTGCGGCGCACCGACGCGGACCGGTAG
- a CDS encoding Hsp20/alpha crystallin family protein — translation MLMRTDPFRELDRLTQQVLGTAGTWSKPAAMPMDAYRAGDEFVVCFDLPGVAPDAIDLDIERNVLTVKAERRPLPGGDNVEMHVSERPLGVFSRQLFLGESLDTDHIAADYEAGVLTLRIPVAEKAKPRRIEIGGDRSDRREIQA, via the coding sequence ATGTTGATGCGCACCGACCCGTTCCGTGAGCTGGACCGCCTCACCCAGCAGGTCCTCGGCACCGCCGGAACCTGGTCGAAGCCGGCCGCGATGCCGATGGACGCCTACCGCGCCGGCGACGAGTTCGTGGTCTGCTTCGACCTGCCCGGCGTCGCCCCGGACGCCATCGACCTCGACATCGAGCGCAACGTGCTGACGGTCAAGGCCGAGCGCCGCCCGCTCCCCGGCGGTGACAACGTCGAGATGCACGTCTCCGAACGGCCGCTGGGCGTCTTCTCGCGCCAGCTGTTCCTCGGCGAGAGCCTCGACACCGACCACATCGCCGCCGACTACGAAGCGGGCGTGCTGACGCTGCGCATCCCGGTCGCCGAGAAGGCCAAGCCGCGGCGCATCGAGATCGGCGGAGACCGATCCGACCGCCGGGAAATCCAGGCCTGA
- a CDS encoding SDR family oxidoreductase: protein MSEQPAQQQTPPGTTAAMTPRPDHGEHTYRGSGKLTGKAALITGADSGIGRAVAIAYAREGADVLISYLDEHEDAEETRRWVEEAGRKAVVVPGDVADPAHCRALVARAVEEFGRIDVLVNNAAFQMTHETLEEIPDEEWDRTLAINLSAFFHLAKAAVPHMKPGASIIGSSSVNSDNPTPQLLPYDVTKAGIANMCAALAQLLGPKGIRANSVAPGPIWTPLIPSTMPEEQVKSFGEQVPLGRAGQPAELAPVYVLLASDDGSYVSGARVAVTGGAPIL, encoded by the coding sequence GTGTCCGAGCAGCCCGCCCAGCAGCAGACCCCGCCCGGGACGACCGCCGCGATGACGCCGCGGCCCGACCACGGCGAACACACCTACCGCGGCTCCGGCAAGCTGACCGGCAAGGCGGCGCTCATCACCGGGGCGGACAGCGGCATCGGCCGCGCGGTGGCGATCGCGTACGCGCGCGAAGGTGCCGACGTGCTGATCTCCTACCTCGACGAGCACGAAGACGCGGAAGAGACGCGGCGCTGGGTCGAAGAGGCCGGGCGCAAGGCCGTCGTCGTGCCCGGCGACGTCGCCGACCCGGCGCACTGCCGGGCTCTCGTCGCCCGCGCGGTCGAGGAGTTCGGCCGGATCGACGTCCTGGTGAACAACGCCGCCTTCCAGATGACCCACGAAACCCTGGAAGAGATCCCGGACGAGGAGTGGGACCGCACCCTCGCCATCAACCTGAGCGCGTTCTTCCACCTCGCCAAGGCGGCGGTGCCGCACATGAAGCCGGGCGCGTCGATCATCGGCAGCTCGTCGGTGAACTCCGACAACCCGACCCCGCAGCTGCTGCCCTACGACGTGACGAAGGCGGGCATCGCGAACATGTGTGCGGCGCTGGCGCAGCTGCTGGGGCCGAAGGGCATCCGGGCGAACAGCGTCGCGCCGGGGCCGATCTGGACGCCGCTGATCCCGTCCACCATGCCGGAGGAGCAGGTCAAGTCCTTCGGCGAGCAGGTGCCGCTGGGCCGTGCCGGCCAGCCGGCCGAGCTGGCGCCGGTGTACGTGCTGCTGGCCTCCGACGACGGCAGTTACGTGTCCGGGGCCCGCGTCGCGGTGACGGGTGGCGCGCCGATCCTCTGA
- the ctaD gene encoding cytochrome c oxidase subunit I: MTDTVTRPAPIPHRPVWRGKRGATILKTIRTTDHKTIGVLYLTTSFGFFLIGGLTALLMRGELARPGLQFLSPEQYNQLFTMHGTIMLLLYATPNLFGFANFVLPLQIGSPDVAFPRLNAFSYWLYLFGGTIVLSAYATPGGPPDFGWTAYTPLSNAIHSPGVGGDLWISGLIVTGLGTILGAVNMITTVVCLRCPGMLMWRMPIFTWNILFTSILILLAFPILTAALFALLADRHLGAHVFDPENGGAILWQHLFWFFGHPEVYVVALPYFGIVTEIIPVFSRKPLFGYKLMVFATIGITGLSAVVWAHHMFATGAVLLPFFSIMTFFIAVPTGIKFFNWIGTMWKGQLTFESPMLWSVGFLVTFLLGGLTGILLASPPLDFHVHDTYFVVAHFHYVLFGTIVFATFAGIYFWFPKITGRMLDEPLAKWHFWTTFIGFHTTFLIQHWLGDAGMPRRYADYLSSDGFTWMHTVSTIGAFLLGLSVLPFIWNVFKSYRYGDPIEVDDPWGFGNSLEWATTSPPPRHNFLELPRIRSERPAFELHYPHMVERMRDEGHITRGHPGGKASPAEVLAGATQPDEQGESDDPRGR; the protein is encoded by the coding sequence ATGACCGACACGGTGACACGCCCGGCTCCGATCCCCCACCGCCCGGTGTGGCGGGGGAAGCGCGGCGCGACGATCCTGAAGACCATCCGCACCACCGACCACAAGACGATCGGTGTGCTGTACCTGACGACGTCGTTCGGGTTCTTCCTGATCGGCGGCCTGACGGCCCTGCTGATGCGCGGCGAGCTGGCCCGGCCCGGCCTGCAGTTCCTCTCGCCGGAGCAGTACAACCAGCTCTTCACCATGCACGGCACGATCATGCTGCTGCTCTACGCCACGCCGAACCTGTTCGGGTTCGCCAACTTCGTCCTGCCGCTGCAGATCGGCTCGCCGGACGTGGCGTTCCCGCGGCTCAACGCGTTCTCCTACTGGCTGTACCTGTTCGGCGGCACCATCGTCCTCTCCGCCTACGCCACGCCCGGCGGCCCGCCCGATTTCGGCTGGACCGCCTACACACCGCTGTCCAACGCCATCCACTCCCCCGGCGTCGGCGGTGACCTGTGGATCTCGGGGCTGATCGTCACCGGTCTCGGCACGATCCTCGGCGCGGTCAACATGATCACGACCGTGGTGTGCCTGCGCTGCCCCGGGATGCTCATGTGGCGCATGCCGATCTTCACCTGGAACATCCTGTTCACCTCGATCCTCATCCTGCTCGCGTTCCCGATCCTCACCGCGGCGCTGTTCGCGCTCCTGGCCGACCGGCACCTCGGCGCGCACGTCTTCGACCCGGAGAACGGCGGCGCGATCCTGTGGCAGCACCTGTTCTGGTTCTTCGGCCACCCCGAGGTCTACGTGGTCGCGCTGCCCTACTTCGGGATCGTCACCGAGATCATCCCGGTGTTCAGCCGGAAACCGCTGTTCGGCTACAAGCTGATGGTGTTCGCGACCATCGGGATCACCGGGCTGTCGGCGGTCGTGTGGGCGCACCACATGTTCGCCACCGGCGCCGTGCTGCTCCCCTTCTTCTCGATCATGACGTTCTTCATCGCGGTGCCCACCGGGATCAAGTTCTTCAACTGGATCGGCACGATGTGGAAGGGGCAGCTGACGTTCGAGTCGCCGATGCTGTGGTCGGTCGGCTTCCTCGTCACCTTCCTGCTCGGCGGGCTGACCGGGATCCTCCTCGCCTCCCCGCCGCTGGACTTCCACGTCCACGACACCTACTTCGTCGTCGCCCACTTCCACTACGTGCTCTTCGGCACGATCGTCTTCGCGACCTTCGCCGGCATCTACTTCTGGTTCCCCAAGATCACCGGCCGGATGCTCGACGAACCCCTGGCCAAGTGGCACTTCTGGACGACGTTCATCGGCTTCCACACGACGTTCCTCATCCAGCACTGGCTCGGCGACGCCGGCATGCCGCGCCGCTACGCCGACTACCTCTCGAGCGACGGCTTCACCTGGATGCACACGGTTTCCACGATCGGCGCGTTCCTGCTGGGCCTCTCGGTGCTGCCGTTCATCTGGAACGTCTTCAAGAGCTACCGCTACGGCGACCCCATCGAGGTCGACGACCCCTGGGGCTTCGGCAATTCGCTCGAATGGGCCACCACCAGCCCGCCGCCCCGGCACAACTTCCTCGAGCTGCCCCGGATCCGGTCCGAACGCCCCGCGTTCGAGCTGCACTACCCGCACATGGTCGAGCGGATGCGCGACGAAGGGCACATCACCCGCGGCCACCCGGGTGGCAAGGCGTCGCCGGCCGAGGTTCTCGCGGGCGCCACCCAGCCCGACGAGCAGGGCGAGAGTGACGACCCCCGCGGCCGCTGA
- the glgX gene encoding glycogen debranching protein GlgX: protein MQPWPGSPYPLGADYDGVGTNFALFSEVADRVDLCLFAPDGTETRIRLPEVDGFVHHGYVTGIGPGQEYGFRVHGPHDPAGGLRCNPAKLLLDPYAKAVTGRVDWDESVFGYRFGRPEERNDDDSAAHTVRAVVVNPYFDWANDRPPKVPYNETVVYEAHVRGLTKLHPDIPEELRGTYSGLAHPVMIEYLKTLGVTAVELMPVHQFLHDHALTERGLANYWGYNTIAYFAPHNEYAASIMPATPGSEVHEFKAMVRTLHEAGIEVILDVVYNHTAEGNHLGPTLSMRGIDNQAYYRLVENDPQYYMDYTGTGNSLNVRQPHTLQLIMDSLRYWVMEMHVDGFRFDLAATLAREFYDVDRLATFFDLVQQDPVVSQVKLIAEPWDVGPGGYQVGNFPPLWTEWNGAYRDTVRDFWRGEPATLGEFASRITGSSDLYQNDGRRPFASINFVTAHDGFTLNDLVSYNEKHNEANGEDGRDGADDNRSWNCGAEGPTEDEKVLDLRARQRRNLIATLLLSQGVPMILHGDEFGRTQQGNNNAYCQDNELSWVDWSLLERNRELFEFTSAVVDLRHQHPVFRRRRFFAGRPIRRGDELRDIAWFTPAGDEMTDQDWEAGFGRSIMVFLNGTAIPDLDARGERVVDDSFLLCFNAHDDDITMTIPDGEYGEEWAIVLDSATGEVFHRSVGGVLVGGVAGDRLATPRTVPGKGTLVVGGRSLTMLLRTGEQAG, encoded by the coding sequence GTGCAGCCTTGGCCCGGTTCCCCCTACCCGCTCGGGGCCGATTACGACGGCGTCGGCACCAATTTCGCGCTCTTCTCCGAGGTCGCCGACCGCGTCGACCTGTGCCTGTTCGCCCCGGACGGAACCGAGACCCGGATCCGGCTGCCGGAGGTCGACGGCTTCGTCCACCACGGCTACGTCACCGGTATCGGTCCCGGCCAGGAGTACGGCTTCCGGGTCCACGGGCCGCACGACCCCGCCGGCGGGCTGCGGTGCAACCCCGCCAAGCTGCTGCTCGACCCGTACGCCAAGGCCGTCACCGGCCGGGTGGACTGGGACGAATCCGTGTTCGGCTACCGCTTCGGCCGGCCCGAGGAGCGCAACGACGACGACTCGGCGGCGCACACCGTCCGCGCGGTCGTCGTCAACCCGTACTTCGACTGGGCCAACGACCGGCCGCCGAAGGTGCCGTACAACGAGACCGTCGTCTACGAGGCCCACGTCCGCGGGCTGACCAAGCTCCACCCGGACATCCCGGAGGAGCTGCGGGGGACGTACTCCGGGCTGGCGCACCCGGTGATGATCGAGTACCTGAAGACCCTCGGCGTCACGGCCGTCGAGCTGATGCCGGTCCACCAGTTCCTGCACGACCACGCCCTGACCGAGCGCGGCCTCGCCAACTACTGGGGCTACAACACCATCGCCTACTTCGCGCCGCACAACGAATACGCCGCCTCGATCATGCCCGCGACCCCGGGCAGCGAGGTGCACGAGTTCAAGGCGATGGTGCGGACGCTGCACGAGGCGGGCATCGAGGTCATCCTCGACGTCGTCTACAACCACACCGCCGAGGGCAACCACCTCGGGCCCACGCTGTCCATGCGCGGCATCGACAACCAGGCCTACTACCGGCTGGTCGAGAACGACCCGCAGTACTACATGGACTACACCGGCACCGGGAACTCGCTCAACGTGCGCCAGCCGCACACCCTGCAGCTGATCATGGACTCGCTGCGGTACTGGGTGATGGAGATGCACGTCGACGGCTTCCGGTTCGACCTCGCCGCCACCCTCGCCCGCGAGTTCTACGACGTCGACCGGCTGGCCACGTTCTTCGACCTGGTGCAGCAGGACCCGGTGGTGAGCCAGGTCAAGCTGATCGCCGAGCCCTGGGACGTCGGCCCCGGCGGCTACCAGGTCGGCAACTTCCCGCCGCTGTGGACCGAGTGGAACGGCGCCTACCGGGACACCGTCCGGGACTTCTGGCGCGGCGAGCCGGCGACGCTGGGCGAGTTCGCCTCCCGGATCACCGGCTCGTCGGACCTCTACCAGAACGACGGCCGCCGCCCGTTCGCGTCGATCAACTTCGTCACCGCGCACGACGGCTTCACCCTGAACGACCTGGTGTCCTACAACGAAAAGCACAACGAGGCCAACGGCGAGGACGGCCGCGACGGTGCCGACGACAACCGGTCGTGGAACTGCGGCGCGGAAGGCCCGACCGAGGACGAGAAGGTCCTCGACCTGCGCGCCCGCCAGCGCCGGAACCTGATCGCCACCCTGCTGCTGTCGCAGGGCGTGCCGATGATCCTGCACGGCGACGAGTTCGGCCGCACCCAGCAGGGCAACAACAACGCATACTGCCAGGACAACGAGCTGTCCTGGGTGGATTGGTCCCTGCTGGAGCGCAACCGCGAGCTGTTCGAGTTCACCTCGGCGGTGGTCGATCTGCGCCACCAGCACCCGGTGTTCCGCCGCCGCCGCTTCTTCGCCGGCCGCCCGATCCGCCGCGGCGACGAGCTGCGCGACATCGCCTGGTTCACCCCGGCGGGCGACGAGATGACCGACCAGGACTGGGAGGCGGGCTTCGGCCGCAGCATCATGGTCTTCCTCAACGGAACGGCGATCCCCGACCTCGACGCCCGCGGGGAGCGCGTGGTGGACGACTCGTTCCTGCTCTGCTTCAACGCCCACGACGACGACATCACGATGACGATCCCCGACGGCGAATACGGCGAGGAGTGGGCGATCGTGCTCGATTCGGCCACCGGCGAGGTGTTCCACCGGTCCGTGGGCGGCGTCCTGGTCGGCGGCGTGGCCGGCGACCGGCTGGCGACCCCGCGCACGGTGCCGGGCAAGGGCACCCTCGTCGTCGGCGGCCGGTCGCTGACCATGCTCTTGCGCACCGGGGAGCAGGCGGGGTAG
- a CDS encoding manganese catalase family protein, whose product MFRHTKLLQFEAKPEKPDPVYAHKLQELIGGAFGEMSVTMQYLFQGWNCRIEGKYKDLLMDTATEEIGHVEMLATMVARLLEGAPATMTAEAVKDPVMAATLGGMDVQQAIVAGGGALPADSNGYPWNGRYIVASGNLLADFRANVAAEAQGRLQTARLYNMTDDPGVKAMLKFNLARDTVHQKQWLAAIEELKADGLEDEIVPNALLDEEDQTHNHTIWHLSDGPDGAKGTSWTTDAGIEYLMDPEPLGGPGTAPKPDPALYGTYAPLQDAKGTAKGKAKAVKNKLT is encoded by the coding sequence GTGTTCCGTCACACGAAGTTGCTGCAGTTCGAAGCCAAGCCCGAAAAGCCCGACCCCGTCTACGCCCACAAACTCCAAGAACTCATCGGCGGCGCCTTCGGCGAAATGAGCGTCACGATGCAGTACCTGTTCCAGGGCTGGAACTGCCGCATCGAAGGCAAGTACAAGGACCTCCTCATGGACACGGCCACCGAGGAAATCGGGCACGTCGAAATGCTCGCCACCATGGTCGCCCGCCTCCTCGAAGGCGCCCCGGCCACCATGACCGCCGAAGCCGTCAAAGACCCCGTCATGGCCGCCACCCTCGGCGGCATGGACGTCCAGCAGGCCATCGTCGCCGGCGGCGGCGCCCTGCCCGCCGACAGCAACGGCTACCCCTGGAACGGCCGCTACATCGTCGCCTCCGGCAACCTGCTCGCCGACTTCCGCGCCAACGTCGCCGCCGAAGCCCAAGGCCGCCTCCAAACCGCCCGCCTCTACAACATGACCGACGACCCCGGCGTCAAGGCGATGCTCAAGTTCAACCTCGCCCGCGACACCGTCCACCAGAAACAATGGCTCGCCGCCATCGAAGAGCTCAAAGCCGACGGGCTGGAAGACGAGATCGTCCCCAACGCCCTGCTCGACGAAGAAGACCAGACCCACAACCACACCATCTGGCACCTCTCCGACGGCCCCGACGGCGCCAAAGGCACCAGCTGGACCACCGACGCCGGCATCGAATACCTCATGGACCCCGAACCCCTCGGCGGCCCCGGCACCGCACCCAAACCCGACCCTGCCCTCTACGGCACCTACGCACCTCTCCAGGACGCCAAGGGCACGGCCAAGGGCAAGGCCAAGGCAGTCAAGAACAAGCTGACCTGA
- a CDS encoding SDR family oxidoreductase — MIVVTGATGHLGRLVVEGLLEKLPADQVVAAVRTPEKAADLAERGVEVRRADYTEPESLVTAFKDADKVLLVSSSEVGRRVAQHQAVIEAAKQAGVRHLVYTSAPQATTSALVLAPEHKATEELIEASGLTATVLRNNWYHENYADTIKQAVQTGSFAGSAGDGRVASATRADYAAAAVAVLTGEGHEGKVYELAGDVAWSNADLAAEIGQVTGREISYVDLPADEHAKVLAQAGLPEPVAGFLVALDADIKAGLLAETTDDLRTLIGRPATPIGVTVAEIAR; from the coding sequence ATGATCGTCGTCACCGGTGCCACCGGCCACCTCGGCCGGCTCGTCGTCGAAGGCCTGCTCGAGAAGCTGCCCGCCGACCAGGTCGTCGCCGCGGTCCGCACCCCGGAAAAGGCCGCCGACCTGGCCGAACGCGGCGTCGAGGTCCGGCGCGCGGACTACACCGAGCCCGAAAGCCTGGTCACCGCCTTCAAGGACGCCGACAAGGTGCTGCTGGTCTCCAGCAGCGAGGTCGGCCGGCGCGTCGCCCAGCACCAGGCGGTCATCGAGGCGGCGAAGCAGGCCGGTGTCCGGCACCTCGTCTACACCAGCGCGCCGCAGGCGACGACGTCGGCGCTCGTGCTGGCCCCGGAGCACAAGGCGACCGAGGAACTGATCGAGGCCTCCGGCCTGACCGCCACCGTCCTGCGCAACAACTGGTACCACGAGAACTACGCCGACACGATCAAGCAGGCCGTGCAGACCGGCAGCTTCGCCGGCAGCGCCGGCGACGGCCGGGTCGCCAGCGCGACCCGCGCCGATTACGCCGCGGCCGCGGTCGCCGTGCTGACCGGCGAGGGCCACGAAGGCAAGGTCTACGAGCTCGCGGGCGATGTCGCCTGGTCGAACGCGGACCTCGCCGCCGAGATCGGCCAGGTCACCGGCCGCGAGATCAGCTACGTCGACCTCCCGGCCGATGAGCACGCCAAGGTGCTCGCCCAGGCCGGCCTGCCGGAGCCGGTCGCCGGCTTCCTCGTCGCCCTGGACGCCGACATCAAGGCCGGCTTGCTCGCCGAGACCACGGACGACCTGCGGACCCTCATCGGCCGCCCGGCCACGCCGATCGGCGTCACCGTGGCCGAGATCGCCCGCTGA
- a CDS encoding helix-turn-helix domain-containing protein, with amino-acid sequence MTDAEHEALVADVFSAACASRAVLDHVTGRWGVLALVALDDGVFRFNALRRRVQGVSEKMLAQTLQALERDGFVHREARPTIPPHVEYSLTPAGQEVARRLRGLIEVLEASVPGVLAAQSRYDAAKAASA; translated from the coding sequence GTGACCGACGCCGAGCACGAGGCGCTGGTGGCCGATGTGTTCAGTGCTGCGTGTGCGTCCCGGGCCGTGCTGGACCACGTCACGGGCCGGTGGGGCGTGCTCGCCCTCGTCGCGCTCGACGACGGGGTGTTCCGGTTCAACGCCCTGCGCCGCCGGGTCCAAGGGGTCAGCGAGAAGATGCTCGCCCAGACGCTGCAGGCTCTCGAGCGCGACGGCTTCGTGCACCGGGAGGCGCGTCCGACGATCCCGCCGCACGTCGAGTACAGCCTCACGCCCGCCGGCCAGGAGGTCGCGCGGCGGCTGCGGGGACTGATCGAGGTCCTCGAGGCGAGCGTGCCCGGCGTGCTCGCGGCTCAGTCCCGTTACGACGCGGCGAAGGCGGCGAGCGCGTGA